One window of the Rosa rugosa chromosome 3, drRosRugo1.1, whole genome shotgun sequence genome contains the following:
- the LOC133740032 gene encoding cyclin-T1-3, protein MSMARPVPENPSEQGIAKASTSMCIPQEAQCPVRKWYFTKQEIEDSPSRRDGISTKKESHLRSLYCSFLQDIGMKLKVPQLTISSAMMLCHQFYMRQSHAKNGWQTVATASIFLACKAEDTPRYLNDVVVVAYEMVHKFDSSALHRIRQKEFLNKQKELILVAERLLLSTIGFDLDIQLPYKILVAALKRLDLLPDLAKAAWSFVNDWLRTSLCLQYKPHYIAAGSVALAANFQKVKLPKEKGKVWWLEFDVTPKQLDEVIQRMHSMFKPLPAKTGKAVQPEILSRKPIDSSPQSCISSEAMVDQHSRHGATVDDRGLGGESVMSTCRQNLGGENNLTGKDALPCQTNNRSIVKDSGGEIKPIRGELDDQSTRCKILDVPKSCGKIDINRIRELKRRRCDKGVNKKLAGSITDELDPEAWIESELENGVELEDASAAKKQRKA, encoded by the exons ATGAGTATGGCGAGGCCGGTGCCTGAGAATCCTTCAGAGCAGGGAATTGCGAAAGCTTCGACAAGCATGTGCATTCCACAGGAGGCTCAGTGTCCTGTGAGAAAGTGGTATTTTACGAAACAGGAAATCGAAGACTCTCCGTCCCGGAGGGATGGCATTAGCACGAAGAAAGAGTCGCACTTGCGGAGTTTATACTGCTCGTTTCTTCAGGACATTGGGATGAAGCTTAAAGT GCCTCAGCTGACAATATCATCTGCAATGATGTTGTGCCACCAGTTTTATATGCGTCAATCTCACGCTAAGAATGGTTGGCAG ACGGTGGCAACTGCGAGCATCTTTCTCGCATGCAAAGCAGAAGATACACCACGCTATCTGAATGATGTTGTTGTGGTGGCATATGAGATGGTGCACAAATTTGATTCATCTGCCTTGCACCGAATCAGACAAAAA GAATTTCTCAATAAGCAAAAGGAATTGATCCTAGTTGCGGAGAGACTTCTGCTGTCAACAATTGGCTTTGATCTGGACATTCAGCTTCCATACAAGATACTTGTTGCTGCTCTAAAGAGATTAGATCTTCTCCCTGACCTTGCTAAGGCAGCATGGAGTTTTGTGAATGATTG GCTTCGCACATCATTGTGCTTGCAGTACAAGCCCCATTACATTGCAGCTGGTTCAGTCGCTCTTGCTGCTAATTTTCAAAAGGTGAAACTACCTAAAGAGAAGGGAAAAGTTTGGTGGCTGGAGTTTGATGTTACGCCGAAACAGTTAGATG AGGTCATTCAGCGGATGCATAGTATGTTCAAGCCTCTACCAGCTAAAACTGGGAAGGCCGTTCAACCTGAAATTTTATCCAGAAAGCCAATTGATAGTAGCCCTCAATCATGTATTTCAAGTGAAGCAATGGTAGACCAGCATTCTAGGCATGGTGCCACTGTGGATGATAGAGGATTAGGAGGAGAGTCTGTTATGTCTACATGTAGGCAAAATCTTGGAGGTGAGAACAATCTTACTGGGAAGGATGCTTTACCATGCCAGACGAATAATAGGAGTATTGTTAAGGATAGTGGTGGTGAGATCAAGCCAATAAGAGGGGAATTGGACGATCAGAGCACAAGATGCAAGATTCTCGATGTTCCTAAAAGCTGTGGTAAGATCGATATTAACCGTATTCGAGAATTGAAGAGGAGAAGATGTGATAAAGGTGTAAATAAGAAGTTGGCGGGCTCCATTACTGATGAGTTAGATCCTGAAGCCTGGATAGAAAGTGAGCTTGAAAACGGAGTAGAGCTGGAAGATGCATCTGCAGCAAAGAAACAAAGGAAGGCTTAG